Proteins encoded by one window of Porphyrobacter sp. YT40:
- a CDS encoding DUF445 domain-containing protein yields MAKRPSVPLTLGGQPLTVDRARRMRIAATAMLAAMAVIFIATHGLAMTGHPAWGYVNAFAEAAMVGGLADWFAVTALFRHPLGLPIPHTAIIPENKDRIADTMAAFLRENFLTPAVVARRMAGMNVAKAAGEFLMASPERGGMDERSRITSGAAELLAEVLESLDPDRLGTQVRSGLAGQLAKLDIAPLAGRMIETTMADKRHQPLIDGFVRWAGLTIEDNEDTLRDIIHQRVAGVLRWAGIDKTISSSVLDGLYKLLAEVLVNPDHPLRGKIEEGLAKLGQDLQHDPETRAKVEHMKRDLIANPAVAVWWTGVWERIRRSLITRARDPESGMGEEMRNMLAELGQALQQDVRLQLQINRFARRTMVGVATRYGDQIVRLVSETVRRWDAQTITDRVEGAVGRDLQFIRINGTLVGGLVGMTLHFIVSFL; encoded by the coding sequence ATGGCGAAGCGTCCCTCCGTGCCCCTGACCCTCGGCGGCCAGCCCCTGACCGTCGACCGTGCGCGGCGGATGCGGATCGCCGCGACCGCGATGCTCGCCGCGATGGCGGTGATCTTCATCGCCACCCACGGCCTCGCCATGACCGGGCACCCCGCCTGGGGCTATGTCAACGCCTTTGCCGAAGCCGCGATGGTCGGCGGATTGGCCGACTGGTTCGCGGTGACGGCGCTGTTCCGCCACCCGCTCGGCCTACCGATCCCGCACACCGCGATCATCCCCGAAAACAAGGACCGCATCGCCGACACGATGGCGGCCTTCCTGCGCGAGAACTTCCTGACCCCGGCGGTGGTCGCGCGGCGCATGGCGGGGATGAATGTCGCCAAGGCCGCAGGCGAGTTCCTGATGGCCTCGCCCGAGCGCGGGGGAATGGACGAACGCTCGCGCATCACCTCGGGCGCGGCGGAATTGCTGGCCGAGGTGCTCGAAAGCCTCGACCCCGACCGGCTCGGCACGCAGGTGCGTTCCGGCCTTGCGGGCCAGCTCGCCAAGCTCGACATCGCCCCGCTCGCGGGCCGGATGATCGAGACCACCATGGCCGACAAGCGCCACCAGCCGCTGATCGACGGCTTCGTGCGATGGGCGGGCCTCACCATCGAGGACAACGAGGATACGCTGCGCGACATCATCCACCAGCGCGTGGCGGGCGTGCTGCGCTGGGCCGGGATCGACAAGACCATCTCCTCCAGCGTGCTCGACGGGCTCTACAAGCTGCTCGCCGAGGTGCTGGTAAACCCCGATCACCCCCTGCGCGGCAAGATCGAGGAAGGCCTCGCCAAGCTGGGGCAGGACCTGCAGCACGATCCCGAAACCCGCGCCAAGGTCGAGCACATGAAGCGCGACCTGATCGCCAATCCCGCAGTCGCGGTGTGGTGGACCGGGGTGTGGGAACGCATCCGCCGCTCGCTCATCACGCGCGCGCGCGATCCCGAAAGCGGGATGGGTGAGGAAATGCGTAACATGCTTGCCGAGCTTGGCCAGGCGCTTCAGCAGGACGTGCGCCTGCAGCTCCAGATCAACCGCTTCGCGCGCCGCACCATGGTCGGCGTGGCGACCCGCTATGGCGACCAGATCGTGCGGCTGGTGTCGGAGACGGTGCGGCGCTGGGATGCGCAGACCATCACCGACCGGGTCGAGGGCGCGGTGGGCCGCGATCTCCAGTTCATCCGCATCAACGGCACGCTGGTGGGCGGGCTGGTGGGGATGACGCTGCACTTCATCGTCAGCTTCCTGTGA
- a CDS encoding energy transducer TonB, which translates to MRISLLAVGLALPTMLAAMPAQAEVVEIAPSSAWNLDYGETKCRLARLFGEGDAKHVLFLEQYWPGQGVGMTVAGPSFKRFRSRARTDLAFAEGHEPHRTEPFAGMVEDYGEAVIYSQINIGAALRGDAEKAAADATEDLTLPLLDKDGARRAQFVGLKQRGDEYRLMTGPLDKAFEALDACTLDLVGTWGLDPEAQRTATRMPQWTNRDGVVRRIVATYPREAARTGEQGIMRMRVIVSPEGKVEDCVILKATETERLDSPACRAMANAQFEPALDAAGQPMRSFFAESIVYQMGG; encoded by the coding sequence ATGCGTATATCGCTTCTTGCCGTCGGTCTCGCACTGCCCACAATGCTCGCCGCCATGCCTGCGCAGGCCGAGGTGGTGGAGATCGCCCCCAGCAGCGCGTGGAACCTCGATTACGGTGAAACCAAGTGCCGCCTTGCGCGGCTGTTTGGTGAGGGGGACGCCAAGCACGTGCTGTTTCTCGAACAATATTGGCCGGGTCAGGGCGTGGGCATGACGGTGGCCGGGCCGTCGTTCAAGCGGTTCCGCAGCCGCGCGCGCACCGATCTCGCCTTTGCCGAAGGGCACGAACCGCACCGCACCGAACCCTTCGCCGGGATGGTCGAGGATTATGGCGAAGCGGTGATCTATTCGCAGATCAACATCGGGGCCGCACTGCGCGGCGATGCGGAAAAGGCCGCCGCCGATGCCACCGAAGACCTGACCCTGCCGCTGCTCGACAAGGACGGCGCGCGCAGGGCGCAGTTCGTCGGGCTCAAGCAGCGCGGGGACGAATACCGCCTGATGACCGGCCCGCTCGACAAGGCGTTCGAAGCGCTCGATGCCTGCACGCTCGATCTGGTCGGCACCTGGGGGCTCGATCCCGAAGCCCAGCGCACCGCCACCCGGATGCCGCAATGGACCAACCGCGACGGCGTGGTGCGCCGGATCGTCGCCACCTACCCGCGCGAGGCAGCGCGGACGGGCGAGCAGGGGATCATGCGGATGCGCGTGATCGTCAGCCCCGAGGGCAAGGTGGAGGATTGCGTGATCCTCAAGGCGACCGAAACCGAGCGGCTCGACAGTCCCGCCTGCCGGGCGATGGCGAACGCGCAGTTCGAACCGGCGCTCGATGCGGCGGGCCAGCCGATGCGGTCGTTCTTTGCCGAGAGCATCGTCTATCAGATGGGCGGATAG
- a CDS encoding energy transducer TonB, giving the protein MRRAFLVIAAIASAVAPTAAAAEPIKLKPRSDWDLREYDDKCRMIRTFGSGEDELTLWVDKGGPGPGVNLTLIGRAVRNPYGAFVRVGFAPGEPVERNFITATSSKGRPVLGLFGVQPVSLLPDTAEAATGQKRSGEETVDFADAALTGQASEATMRQRYEAITSLEMSGAIIDPITLELDGFLPMMVDLLGCTAKLRERLARVGNGDGTGTGVRTKDEALWSQKIAANYPSHLLRAEQQGTVAVRLTVSKDGKPTFCEVTAFDGPASFNDTACLQLLRYAVFEPAKDAAGNPVAGFFSTRITYRLNK; this is encoded by the coding sequence ATGCGTCGCGCCTTTCTTGTCATCGCTGCCATAGCCAGCGCCGTTGCTCCGACGGCGGCAGCAGCCGAACCCATCAAGCTCAAGCCCCGTTCGGACTGGGACCTGCGCGAGTATGACGACAAGTGCCGGATGATCCGCACCTTCGGTTCGGGCGAGGACGAGTTGACGCTGTGGGTCGACAAGGGCGGTCCGGGGCCGGGCGTCAACCTGACCCTGATCGGTCGGGCGGTGCGCAATCCCTATGGCGCTTTCGTTCGCGTAGGCTTCGCACCGGGTGAGCCGGTCGAGCGCAATTTCATCACGGCCACATCGAGCAAGGGCCGTCCGGTGCTCGGGCTGTTCGGGGTGCAGCCGGTCTCGCTGCTGCCCGACACGGCAGAAGCGGCGACCGGCCAGAAGCGGTCGGGCGAAGAGACGGTGGATTTTGCCGATGCCGCTCTCACCGGTCAGGCTTCCGAAGCGACGATGCGGCAGCGTTACGAAGCGATCACCAGTCTCGAAATGTCAGGGGCCATCATCGACCCGATCACGCTCGAGCTGGATGGCTTTCTGCCGATGATGGTCGATCTGCTGGGATGCACCGCCAAGCTGCGCGAGCGGCTTGCGCGCGTCGGCAACGGCGACGGCACCGGAACGGGGGTCAGAACCAAGGATGAAGCGCTCTGGTCACAGAAAATTGCGGCCAACTATCCCTCACACCTGTTGCGGGCGGAGCAGCAGGGCACCGTGGCCGTACGACTGACGGTGAGCAAGGACGGCAAACCGACCTTCTGCGAAGTGACCGCTTTCGATGGCCCCGCATCATTCAACGACACCGCCTGCCTGCAATTGCTCCGCTATGCGGTTTTCGAACCGGCCAAGGATGCGGCGGGAAATCCGGTGGCCGGGTTCTTCTCGACACGGATCACCTATCGGCTGAACAAATAG
- a CDS encoding electron transfer flavoprotein subunit alpha/FixB family protein: MKTLVLVEHDNTKVNDATLAVVTAASKLGEVHLLVAGHNCGAVAEAAAKIAGVGKVHVADDAAYANGLAENVAPLAAALMADHDAFLAPATTSGKNIAPRVAAHLDVMQVSEILSVEGPKTFTRPIYAGNAIATVESTDAKLVITVRGTAFEKAATEGGSGTIEAVTGPGDAGTSSFVSSEIAKSERPELTSAKVIVSGGRALKDAETFEATITPLADKLGAAIGASRAAVDAGYVPNDYQVGQTGKIVAPEVYFAIGISGAIQHLAGMKDSKVIIAINKDEDAPIFQVADIGLVADLYTAVPELTAAL, translated from the coding sequence ATGAAGACTCTGGTTCTCGTCGAACATGACAACACCAAGGTGAACGATGCGACGCTCGCGGTTGTGACCGCTGCATCGAAGCTGGGCGAAGTGCACCTGCTGGTCGCCGGGCACAATTGCGGCGCGGTCGCCGAGGCGGCCGCCAAGATCGCGGGCGTGGGCAAGGTCCACGTCGCGGATGACGCGGCCTATGCCAATGGCCTTGCCGAAAACGTCGCCCCGCTGGCTGCCGCGCTGATGGCCGATCACGACGCCTTCCTCGCGCCCGCCACCACCTCGGGCAAGAATATCGCCCCGCGTGTCGCTGCGCACCTCGATGTGATGCAGGTCAGCGAGATCCTGTCGGTCGAAGGCCCCAAGACCTTCACCCGCCCGATCTACGCCGGCAACGCCATCGCCACGGTCGAATCGACCGATGCCAAGCTGGTGATCACCGTGCGCGGCACCGCGTTCGAGAAGGCCGCCACGGAAGGTGGTTCGGGCACGATCGAGGCCGTCACCGGCCCCGGCGATGCGGGCACCTCGAGCTTCGTCAGCTCGGAAATCGCCAAGAGCGAGCGTCCGGAACTGACCAGCGCCAAGGTGATCGTCTCGGGTGGCCGCGCGCTCAAGGACGCGGAAACCTTCGAAGCGACCATCACGCCCCTCGCCGACAAGCTCGGCGCCGCCATCGGCGCCAGCCGCGCGGCGGTCGACGCGGGCTATGTGCCCAACGACTATCAGGTCGGCCAGACCGGCAAGATCGTCGCCCCGGAAGTTTACTTCGCCATCGGCATCTCGGGCGCGATCCAGCACCTTGCGGGCATGAAGGATTCGAAGGTCATCATCGCCATCAACAAGGACGAAGACGCCCCGATCTTCCAGGTCGCGGATATCGGCCTCGTCGCCGATCTCTACACCGCGGTGCCGGAGCTGACGGCGGCGCTGTAA
- a CDS encoding electron transfer flavoprotein subunit beta/FixA family protein, with amino-acid sequence MKILVPVKRVIDYNVKPRVKADGTGVDLANVKMSMNPFDEIAVEEAIRLKEKGAATEIVAVSVGPAKAQETLRTALAMGADRAILIETDEEVEPLAVAKILKAIADEEQPGLVILGKQSISDDSNQTGQMLAALMGRPQGTFANTVEVEGDSVTVKREVDGGLQTVKLATPAIVTTDLRLNEPRYASLPNIMKAKQKPLATKTAADYGVDLAPRLKTLKVAEPPVRQAGEKVADVAALVEKVKALGIA; translated from the coding sequence ATGAAGATCCTCGTCCCCGTCAAGCGGGTGATCGATTACAACGTCAAGCCGCGGGTCAAGGCCGACGGCACGGGCGTCGACCTTGCCAACGTCAAGATGAGCATGAACCCGTTCGACGAGATCGCGGTCGAGGAAGCCATCCGCCTCAAGGAAAAGGGCGCAGCGACCGAGATCGTCGCGGTCTCCGTCGGCCCGGCCAAGGCGCAGGAAACGCTGCGCACCGCGCTCGCCATGGGTGCCGACCGCGCGATCCTGATCGAAACCGATGAAGAGGTCGAGCCATTGGCGGTTGCCAAGATCCTCAAGGCCATCGCTGACGAAGAACAGCCCGGCCTCGTGATCCTCGGCAAGCAGTCGATTTCGGACGATTCGAACCAGACCGGCCAGATGCTCGCAGCCCTCATGGGCCGTCCGCAGGGCACTTTCGCCAACACCGTCGAAGTCGAAGGCGACAGCGTGACCGTGAAGCGCGAAGTCGATGGCGGTCTGCAGACCGTGAAGCTCGCGACCCCCGCGATCGTCACCACCGACCTGCGTTTGAACGAGCCGCGCTATGCTTCGCTGCCCAACATCATGAAGGCCAAGCAGAAGCCGCTCGCGACCAAGACCGCCGCCGATTACGGCGTCGACCTCGCTCCGCGCCTCAAGACCCTCAAGGTCGCCGAGCCGCCGGTGCGTCAGGCGGGCGAAAAGGTCGCCGACGTCGCCGCGCTGGTCGAGAAGGTCAAGGCGCTCGGCATCGCCTAA
- the sucC gene encoding ADP-forming succinate--CoA ligase subunit beta yields MNVHEYQAKELLAQHGIAVPAGHAALSIEEAVEAAKKLPGPLYVVKAQIHAGGRGKGKFKELGPDAKGGVRLAKSLEEVKAHAEEMLGNTLVTIQTGDAGKQVNRLYITDGVDIAKEYYLSLLVDRATGRVAFVVSTEGGMDIETVAHDTPELITTFSVDPAQGFQPHHGRAVAFALKLTGDLNKQAQKLAKQLYDAFLATDCEMLEINPLVESEDGKLLVLDAKMSFDGNALYRHPDIEALRDETEEDPAEVEASEYDLAYIKLDGNIGCMVNGAGLAMATMDIIKLNGAFPANFLDVGGGATTEKVTAAFKIILKDPAVEGILVNIFGGIMKCDVIANGIVQAAKDVNLQVPLVVRLEGTNVAEGKAILENSGLAIVSADNLGDAAQKIVAEVKKAA; encoded by the coding sequence ATGAACGTTCATGAATATCAGGCCAAGGAACTGCTCGCCCAGCACGGGATCGCCGTGCCCGCAGGCCATGCCGCGCTCAGCATCGAAGAAGCGGTCGAAGCCGCCAAGAAGCTGCCCGGGCCGCTTTATGTCGTGAAGGCGCAGATCCACGCAGGCGGCCGCGGCAAGGGCAAGTTCAAGGAGCTCGGCCCCGACGCCAAGGGCGGCGTGCGTCTCGCCAAGAGCCTCGAAGAAGTGAAGGCTCACGCGGAAGAAATGCTCGGCAACACGCTGGTCACGATCCAGACCGGCGATGCGGGCAAGCAGGTGAACCGCCTCTACATCACCGACGGTGTCGATATCGCCAAGGAATACTACCTCTCGCTGCTGGTCGACCGCGCGACGGGCCGCGTGGCCTTCGTCGTCTCGACCGAAGGGGGCATGGACATCGAGACCGTGGCGCATGACACGCCCGAGCTGATCACCACCTTCTCTGTCGATCCTGCGCAGGGCTTCCAGCCGCACCACGGCCGCGCCGTGGCCTTCGCGCTGAAGCTGACGGGCGATCTCAACAAGCAGGCGCAGAAGCTCGCCAAGCAGCTCTACGACGCCTTCCTCGCCACCGATTGCGAGATGCTGGAGATCAACCCGCTGGTCGAAAGCGAAGACGGCAAGCTGCTGGTGCTCGACGCCAAGATGAGCTTCGACGGCAATGCCCTCTACCGCCACCCCGACATCGAAGCCCTGCGCGACGAGACCGAGGAAGACCCGGCAGAAGTCGAAGCCAGCGAATACGACCTCGCCTATATCAAGCTCGATGGCAACATCGGCTGCATGGTGAACGGCGCGGGCCTCGCCATGGCGACGATGGACATCATCAAGCTCAACGGCGCCTTCCCGGCCAACTTCCTCGACGTGGGCGGCGGCGCCACCACCGAGAAGGTGACCGCGGCCTTCAAGATCATCCTCAAGGACCCGGCGGTCGAGGGTATCCTCGTCAACATCTTCGGCGGGATCATGAAGTGCGACGTGATCGCCAATGGGATCGTGCAGGCCGCGAAGGACGTGAACCTGCAGGTTCCGCTGGTCGTGCGTCTGGAAGGCACCAACGTGGCCGAAGGCAAGGCGATCCTCGAGAATTCGGGCCTCGCCATCGTCAGCGCCGACAACCTCGGCGATGCGGCGCAGAAGATCGTCGCGGAAGTGAAGAAGGCCGCCTGA
- a CDS encoding 3'(2'),5'-bisphosphate nucleotidase CysQ has protein sequence MIDRHHLLAIVREAGRIAHSRWPGAGHALHSWDKTPGNPVSEADLEVDRFLRRELGRLLPSAAWLSEETADDKARTASGLIWLVDPIDGTRDFVGGRPGWAVSVALVSSGRPLIGMLSAPARGEEWVAVAGQGATLNDAPIRASTRAEFAGARVPTHSLMAEDRDLVAVEQPNSIALRIAMVADDRADLVATLRWGYEWDIAAATLIAREAGAEVSDAFGRPLAYNKHDPRDFGVLVCSPAIHAAAVERLAERAAALR, from the coding sequence ATGATTGACAGGCACCACCTTCTGGCCATCGTCCGCGAGGCGGGCAGGATCGCCCATTCGCGCTGGCCGGGGGCGGGCCATGCGCTGCACAGCTGGGACAAGACCCCCGGCAATCCGGTGAGCGAGGCCGATCTCGAGGTCGACCGCTTTCTGCGGCGCGAGCTGGGCCGCCTGCTGCCGTCTGCCGCGTGGCTATCGGAGGAGACCGCCGACGACAAGGCGCGCACGGCGAGCGGATTGATCTGGCTGGTCGACCCGATCGACGGGACGCGCGATTTCGTGGGCGGGCGGCCCGGCTGGGCAGTGTCGGTGGCGCTGGTGAGTTCGGGCCGTCCGCTGATCGGAATGCTCTCCGCACCTGCGCGGGGGGAGGAATGGGTCGCCGTCGCCGGGCAGGGCGCAACGCTCAACGATGCGCCGATCAGGGCGAGCACGCGCGCGGAATTCGCCGGCGCACGGGTGCCCACCCATTCGCTGATGGCGGAAGATCGCGATCTGGTGGCGGTCGAACAGCCCAATTCCATCGCCCTGCGGATCGCCATGGTCGCCGATGACCGGGCCGATCTGGTGGCGACATTGCGCTGGGGCTACGAATGGGACATCGCCGCCGCGACCCTGATCGCGCGCGAGGCCGGGGCCGAGGTCAGCGACGCCTTTGGCCGCCCGCTGGCTTATAACAAGCACGATCCGCGGGATTTCGGCGTGCTGGTCTGCTCGCCCGCGATCCATGCCGCGGCGGTGGAGCGACTGGCCGAGCGCGCGGCGGCCCTGCGCTGA
- a CDS encoding OmpA family protein — protein MKISRIMMSGTAALALLGTTAACVTDPNTGEKKISRTAIGTGLGGTLGYLLGGAIGGDTGRIIGAGIGGSAGAVIGKQYDDQIKELKEQTAGSGVDVEEVGDQDAILVRLPDGVTFATGSAAINPAFRATLDSVADSLIRYPNSLIDVYGFTDTTGSNALNQQLSQQRAQAVADYLAARGVARSRIATQGFGEQYDYLRVKTGDNINEPLNRRVEIKIIPVSQDDVNAARGS, from the coding sequence ATGAAGATTTCGCGCATCATGATGTCGGGCACCGCCGCGCTGGCGCTGCTGGGAACCACCGCCGCCTGCGTGACCGACCCCAACACCGGCGAGAAGAAGATTTCGCGCACCGCGATCGGCACCGGTCTGGGCGGCACGCTCGGCTATCTGCTGGGCGGCGCGATCGGCGGCGACACCGGGCGCATCATCGGCGCCGGCATCGGCGGCTCGGCCGGCGCGGTGATCGGCAAGCAGTATGACGATCAGATCAAGGAACTCAAGGAACAGACCGCCGGCAGCGGCGTGGATGTCGAGGAAGTCGGCGATCAGGACGCGATCCTCGTCCGCCTGCCCGACGGCGTGACCTTCGCCACCGGTTCGGCGGCGATCAACCCGGCCTTTCGCGCCACGCTCGACAGCGTTGCCGATTCGCTGATCCGCTATCCCAACAGCCTGATCGACGTCTACGGCTTCACCGACACCACCGGCTCGAACGCGCTCAACCAGCAGCTTTCGCAGCAGCGCGCGCAGGCCGTGGCCGATTATCTCGCCGCGCGCGGCGTCGCCCGTTCGCGCATCGCCACCCAGGGCTTCGGCGAGCAATACGACTATCTGCGCGTCAAGACCGGCGACAACATCAACGAGCCGCTCAACCGCCGCGTGGAAATCAAGATCATCCCGGTCAGCCAGGATGACGTGAACGCCGCCCGCGGAAGCTGA
- a CDS encoding hemolysin family protein, translating to MTPFPWTDLAIIVVLVVINGVFAMSELAIVSAKTSTLETKAEAGSASARIAIRLAADPGKFLSTVQIGITLIGIVAGAYSGASLGGPVGERLERLGLPGEYADDTGFALVIAFTTYLSLIIGELVPKQLALRAAVPVSLVMARPMAFLAKAAAPLVWLLDSSSGAIIRLFGIRRGDEGSVTAEELQMIFAEATRSGVIEAEQRQILTGVVRLAERPVREMMTPRTEVDWIEADGDLAEIRETIEESSHSLLPVAEGSPDAILGVVKVRDVLAALVAGQPVSIRAMMRKVEVVPDQLDAMDALRVLQSAEVAMAVVHDEYGHFEGIVTPVDLLTAIVGNFASDSDDGDLPSVVEREDGSLLVSGSLSADALADRLGLDYGEDREFGTAAGYALSVLKKLPQEGEYFTDQGWRFEVVDMDGRRIDKLLVSRVREEGA from the coding sequence GTGACACCATTTCCCTGGACAGACCTCGCGATCATCGTCGTGCTTGTCGTGATCAACGGCGTCTTCGCCATGTCCGAACTCGCCATCGTCAGCGCCAAGACCAGCACGCTCGAGACCAAGGCCGAAGCGGGCTCTGCCAGTGCGCGGATCGCGATCCGGCTGGCCGCCGATCCGGGCAAGTTCCTGTCGACCGTGCAGATCGGCATCACCCTGATCGGGATCGTCGCGGGCGCCTATTCGGGTGCGTCGCTGGGCGGCCCGGTGGGGGAGCGGCTCGAACGGTTGGGTCTGCCGGGCGAATATGCCGACGATACCGGCTTCGCGCTGGTGATCGCCTTCACCACCTATCTCAGCCTCATCATCGGCGAACTGGTGCCCAAGCAGCTTGCCCTGCGCGCGGCGGTGCCGGTGTCGCTGGTGATGGCGCGGCCGATGGCGTTTCTGGCCAAGGCCGCCGCGCCGCTGGTGTGGCTGCTCGATTCGAGCTCGGGGGCGATCATCCGCCTGTTCGGCATCCGCCGCGGCGACGAAGGCAGCGTCACCGCCGAAGAGCTGCAGATGATCTTTGCCGAAGCGACCCGTTCGGGCGTGATCGAGGCCGAACAGCGCCAGATTCTGACCGGCGTGGTGCGCCTCGCCGAGCGCCCGGTGCGCGAGATGATGACCCCGCGCACCGAAGTCGACTGGATCGAGGCCGATGGCGATCTCGCCGAAATCCGCGAGACGATCGAGGAAAGCTCGCACTCGCTGCTGCCGGTGGCCGAAGGATCGCCCGATGCGATCCTCGGGGTGGTCAAGGTGCGCGACGTGCTCGCCGCGCTGGTCGCCGGGCAGCCGGTCTCGATCCGCGCGATGATGCGCAAGGTCGAAGTGGTGCCCGACCAGCTCGATGCGATGGACGCGCTGCGGGTGCTCCAGTCCGCCGAGGTGGCGATGGCGGTGGTGCATGACGAATACGGCCATTTCGAAGGCATCGTCACCCCGGTCGATCTGCTCACCGCGATCGTCGGCAACTTCGCCAGCGACAGCGACGATGGCGATCTGCCGAGCGTGGTCGAGCGCGAGGATGGTTCGCTGCTGGTCTCGGGCTCGCTGTCGGCGGATGCGCTGGCCGACCGGCTGGGGCTGGATTACGGCGAGGACCGCGAATTCGGCACGGCGGCGGGCTATGCCCTGTCGGTGCTCAAGAAGCTCCCGCAGGAGGGCGAATACTTCACCGATCAGGGCTGGCGCTTCGAAGTGGTCGACATGGACGGCCGCCGCATCGACAAGCTGCTGGTGAGCCGGGTGCGCGAGGAGGGCGCATAA
- a CDS encoding DUF3035 domain-containing protein: MRRFAPVILLAGASAMLAACGGGGGVFNRERPDEFAVQRQAPLVVPPDFTLTPPAPGAPRPSEGTASEQALEALFGGPAPRSKVETSMLDRAGAAAPSIRSQVGDTGTNTVAKGSVTRDIIAAPEGDGQAAQTVIPS; encoded by the coding sequence ATGCGTAGATTTGCACCCGTGATCCTGCTGGCCGGCGCTTCGGCGATGCTGGCGGCCTGTGGCGGCGGCGGCGGGGTGTTCAACCGTGAACGCCCGGACGAATTCGCGGTGCAGCGGCAGGCCCCGCTGGTGGTGCCGCCCGACTTCACGCTCACGCCCCCTGCCCCCGGCGCCCCGCGCCCGAGCGAAGGCACCGCGTCCGAACAGGCGCTCGAAGCCCTGTTCGGCGGCCCCGCGCCGCGCAGCAAGGTGGAAACCTCCATGCTCGACCGCGCCGGTGCCGCCGCGCCGAGCATCCGCAGCCAAGTGGGCGATACCGGCACCAACACGGTCGCCAAGGGCAGCGTCACCCGCGACATCATCGCAGCGCCCGAAGGCGACGGTCAGGCCGCGCAGACGGTAATACCTTCCTGA
- the lspA gene encoding signal peptidase II, whose product MSGLFTRNRLIGLAIALVVAGLDQLVKWYVTGPLALRRLGDSIDLLPFFDLTYAENRGVSLGMLQAHNMETRWLLVLGTIVVAGVVLVWMMREKRLADIAGLALILGGALGNIRDRYVLGYVIDYADFHIGDFRPFLIFNLADAAITVGVVIILARSLLVRDKEDTDTGESPRGETHNA is encoded by the coding sequence ATGAGCGGCCTCTTCACCCGCAACCGCCTGATCGGCCTTGCCATCGCGCTGGTGGTGGCGGGGCTCGATCAGCTGGTGAAGTGGTATGTCACCGGCCCCCTCGCGCTGCGGCGGCTCGGCGACAGTATCGACCTGCTGCCCTTCTTCGACCTCACCTATGCCGAAAACCGCGGCGTCTCACTGGGGATGCTGCAAGCCCATAACATGGAAACGCGCTGGCTGTTGGTGCTGGGCACCATCGTGGTCGCCGGCGTGGTGCTGGTGTGGATGATGCGCGAAAAGCGGCTCGCCGATATCGCGGGCCTCGCGCTGATTCTCGGCGGCGCGCTGGGGAACATCCGCGATCGCTACGTGCTGGGCTATGTCATCGACTATGCCGATTTTCATATCGGCGACTTCCGCCCCTTCCTGATCTTCAACCTCGCCGACGCCGCGATTACCGTGGGCGTCGTAATCATCCTTGCCCGCAGCCTGCTGGTGCGCGACAAGGAGGACACTGATACGGGGGAAAGCCCCCGCGGAGAGACTCACAATGCGTAG